In one window of Candidatus Limnocylindrales bacterium DNA:
- a CDS encoding sulfurtransferase TusA family protein, with amino-acid sequence MDPIRSVDARGLRCPVNWAKAKSVLEIVAPGDQIEVLVDDPRSERDLPAAAEAEGYAVLSVEALPTHLRIVIEK; translated from the coding sequence ATGGACCCCATCCGAAGCGTCGATGCGCGAGGACTGCGCTGCCCGGTCAACTGGGCCAAGGCGAAGAGCGTGCTCGAGATTGTCGCTCCGGGCGATCAGATCGAGGTGCTCGTCGACGATCCGCGCTCGGAGCGAGATCTACCCGCGGCCGCCGAAGCCGAGGGCTACGCTGTGCTCAGCGTCGAGGCACTGCCGACCCATTTGCGCATCGTCATCGAGAAATAG
- a CDS encoding right-handed parallel beta-helix repeat-containing protein, protein MYAPVKDKIPANSRTKPGRRIFSMKNERSSMMLAAFFAMVGLIGGSASSAMAVGLITSCGSYGGSGDWKLNGAISSTNADACITMTNGKNLDTNGYTITCIRSAGCGPAVQCEDGSGVTSIVQGTVNDTVNDIVNGTGTFSAGVKNCGTVREMKIVNATTGILWANGGNNGKAYQRNVIQSPAGGTGIDMVLLDSSDVIENNRIDGGSIGIHIVGRSSATGPLIQKNMIRGYTYAGINNTDTTYFRLTDNVVIEGGEDSIPINAVYANATFTHNLCEDDGDIGGTAPCSCQLDRMIPPAAGSTLSCL, encoded by the coding sequence ATGTACGCACCTGTGAAAGACAAGATTCCGGCAAATTCCAGAACCAAACCCGGGAGGAGGATTTTCTCAATGAAGAATGAACGCTCCAGCATGATGCTCGCCGCTTTTTTTGCGATGGTCGGCCTGATCGGCGGTTCCGCATCGTCCGCGATGGCCGTCGGCCTCATCACCAGCTGCGGATCTTACGGTGGATCAGGCGACTGGAAATTGAACGGGGCGATCTCCTCGACCAACGCCGATGCCTGCATCACGATGACCAATGGGAAAAATCTCGATACCAACGGCTATACGATTACGTGCATTCGATCGGCCGGATGCGGACCCGCTGTGCAGTGTGAAGATGGTTCGGGGGTCACCAGCATCGTACAAGGTACGGTCAATGACACCGTGAACGATATCGTCAATGGAACTGGAACTTTTTCCGCGGGTGTCAAGAATTGCGGCACCGTAAGGGAAATGAAAATTGTCAACGCCACAACCGGCATTCTCTGGGCCAACGGCGGCAACAACGGCAAGGCCTACCAGCGCAATGTCATCCAGTCGCCTGCCGGTGGGACGGGGATCGATATGGTCTTGCTCGATTCGAGCGACGTCATCGAAAACAACCGGATTGATGGCGGCAGCATCGGCATCCACATCGTCGGAAGGAGTTCGGCGACCGGACCGTTGATTCAGAAGAACATGATAAGGGGTTACACGTACGCAGGTATCAACAACACCGATACCACGTATTTCCGGCTGACGGATAACGTAGTGATCGAGGGAGGCGAAGACTCGATACCGATCAATGCCGTCTATGCGAACGCGACCTTCACGCACAACCTGTGCGAGGATGACGGAGACATTGGCGGCACCGCACCTTGCAGTTGCCAGCTCGATCGCATGATACCGCCCGCTGCCGGATCGACGTTGAGTTGCCTCTGA